In the genome of Colletes latitarsis isolate SP2378_abdomen chromosome 9, iyColLati1, whole genome shotgun sequence, one region contains:
- the Sap-r gene encoding prosaposin isoform X4, giving the protein MKILIALSAILAVCNARVVINAVDRTDAHLLGQEKCTWGPSYWCENIKTASGCNATKHCIKTTWTDMKVPEDNDNVCGICKDMVQQARDQLESNQTQNDLKDVFEGSCKLMRIKPIVNECIKIVDQYIPDLVETLASQMNPSVVCSVAGLCNSAHIDKLLKESAIKVNKIKTLDDDELEPDECTKCHTVAAHMEYKLNHTPRDKMLQQMLNLCAQFDTFTDACSATILTYFNTLYDHLQKNFNTQNICHLSGQCSANFHKHEDTDKTPKVEIRPLSSVGMVDVSDDLPCKLCEQLVGHLRDLLVANTTEVEFRLVLDGLCKQTKSFRSECTSIVDEYYPEIYSYLTKNLNTYAVCQMSGICPAPGKIIQNEPIWPLIPNNVAEIGVRIFQDSEKKLKSEKHEELTKAEVEAMQLPIERMLPFPMSMGQQDVKGKESCVICEYVLHSMQEFITNPVNEEKLKQRLEYVCKKLPESVRGECSEFVDNYGDVIVAILAQEIDPSQVCPMLRLCPTNQLMQIWDSIPAKYMLEETKHKPGCPLCLLAITQIYNVIKNNKTERNIESALDKLCITLPRSLSEECQDLVKGYSKEIVELFLADLTPQEICVYIKMCDGTKDVGPKNTFITDENGEILTNEIPDSSASSDIWLQRASINCDICKQALRYIEKEIGSEKEKHKIENTVQNVCKHLSKKLSQSCSSFVNKHGDAIITAIIKNVSPNQVCGILGICTSFMENKFQVTEEKPISSASSETGLEDAGSVTTLACKAAMEIIENELGSDKGKEKVEDVVQHACNKIPKLLRRPCNKFVNNHGDQVIDVIVKDVSPKDVCSVIGLASLPVAEEFEGTDGKPLSSASSETRLEDTGPATFIVCEAAMHVIDHELGSDRGKQKVENVVHRVCNKLSKKFSGSCNNFVNNHGDQIIDVITKGVSPKRVCRIIGLASLPVAEEFEVTDENPISSASSETELEDAKSVTTLACKAAMEIVEKEVGSDKGKQKVENIVHHVCNKLPKFLSRPCNKFVNNHGDQVIDVIVKDVSPKEVCSVIGLASLPVTEEFEASDGKPVSSASSETRLEDAGPTTFIVCDAAMHIIDKELGSDKGKQKVENVVHHVCNKLPKALSRPCNKFVTNHGDQVIDFITKDISPTKVCSLMGLVPASMAEQLKASVVECALCKGVISVIDELLGNSNIDNNITNVVSKACKYLPASKQSKCVGMVKVYGPSIINLVERKTKSNEICSKIGICAPADYSTVSLEGSRIKRSYEKSRIKHCTWGPAYWCSTNETAFECKAVEHCKEHVWKADFAPPKQATLSAAEPNA; this is encoded by the exons ATGAAGATTTTAATCGCGCTCAGCGCGATTCTAGCTG TATGTAATGCTAGAGTGGTAATTAATGCTGTCGATCGAACTGATGCTCACCTTCTGGGTCAGGAGAAATGTACATGGGGACCTTCGTATTGGTGTGAAAATATCAA AACTGCGTCTGGATGTAATGCCACAAAACATTGTATTAAAACAACATGGACGGATATGAAAGTACCAGAAGATAATGATAATGTTTGTGGCATTTGCAAAGATATGGTTCAACAAGCTCGTGATCAACTAGAGAGCAATCAaactcaaaatgatttgaaagatGTTTTTGAAGGAAGTTGTAAACTAATGCGCATTAAACCAATTGTAaacgaatgcataaaaattgtaGACCAATATATTCCGGATCTTGTGGAGACATTGGCATCGCAAATGAATCCATCGGTTGTTTGTTCCGTAGCTGGTCTTTGTAATTCTGCTCATATTGATAAATTACTGAAAGAATCTGCAATTAAG GTTAATAAAATAAAGACTTTGGATGATGATGAacttgagcctgatgaatgtacCAAATGCCATACGGTTGCAGCACATATGGAATATAAACTAAATCACACTCCACGTGATAAAATGTTGCAGCAAATGCTTAATTTATGTGCACAATTTGATACTTTTACAGATGCTTGTTCAGCAACCATTTTGACTTACTTTAATACACTATATGATCatttacaaaaaaatttcaatactcaAAATATATGTCATTTATCTGGACAATGCAGTGCTAACTTCCACAAACATGAAGATACAGATAAG ACTCCGAAAGTAGAAATTAGACCACTATCAAGTGTTGGTATGGTCGATGTGAGCGATGATCTTCCATGTAAATTGTGCGAACAACTTGTCGGACATTTAAGAGATCTTTTAGTAGCTAATACTACAGAAGTGGAATTCCGCCTAGTTTTAGACGGATTGTGCAAACAAACAAAGTCGTTCAGAAGCGAA tgtACGTCCATAGTTGATGAATATTATCCAGAAATTTATTCGTATCTTACAAAAAATCTAAATACTTATGCTGTTTGTCAAATGTCCGGAATATGTCCTGCTCCCGGTAAAATAATTCAG AATGAACCAATTTGGCCACTGATACCTAACAATGTAGCAGAAATTGGAGTACGTATTTTCCAAGATTCAGAGAAGAAATTAAAAAGTGAAAAACATGAGGAATTGACTAAAGCAGAAGTGGAAGCCATGCAATTGCCTATTGAAAGGATGCTGCCTTTCCCTATGTCCATGGGTCAACAGGATGTTAAAGGAAAAGAATCATGTGTAATTTGTGAATATGTGTTACATTCTATGCAAGAGTTCATAACGAATCCTGTTAATGAG gaaaaattaaaacaaagACTAGAATACGTATGCAAGAAATTACCGGAAAGTGTAAGAGGTGAATGTTCCGAATTTGTAGATAATTATGGAGACGTTATTGTAGCTATACTAGCTCAAGAAATTGACCCATCCCAA GTATGCCCAATGTTACGTCTCTGTCCTACTAATCAGTTAATGCAAATCTGGGACAGTATTCCAGCAAAGTATATGCTTGAAGAAACAAAACACAAACCTGGTTGTCCATTATGTTTGCTTGCTATAACACAAATTTATAATGTTATCAAAAATAACAAGACCGAG AGGAACATCGAATCTGCGCTGGACAAATTGTGCATTACTTTACCGCGAAGTTTGTCTGAAGAATGTCAAGATTTAGTGAAAGGTTACAGTAAAGAGATTGTAGAATTGTTCCTAGCAGACTTGACACCCCAAGAAATATGTGTTTATATTAAAATGTGCGATGGCACAAAGGACGTTGGCCCAAAAAACACGTTCATTACcgacgaaaatggcgaaattt TAACTAATGAAATACCAGATTCTTCAGCAAGCTCTGATATATGGCTGCAGAGAGCAAGTATTAATTGTGATATTTGTAAACAAGCTTTACGTtatattgaaaaagaaattggTAGTGAAAAAGAAAagcataaaattgaaaatacagtGCAGAATGTATGCAAGCATCTTTCAAAAAAACTAAGTCAATCATGTAGTAGTTTCGTTAACAAACATGGTGATGCTATAATCACTGCTATTATAAAAAATGTCAGCCCCAATCAAGTTTGTGGCATCCTAGGAATATGCACATCATTCatggaaaacaaatttcaag TCACTGAAGAAAAACCAATAAGTTCAGCGAGTTCTGAGACCGGGCTAGAAGACGCAGGAAGTGTTACTACTCTTGCTTGTAAAGCTGCAATGGAGATTATTGAGAATGAACTTGGTAGCGATAAGGGAAAGGAAAAAGTTGAAGATGTCGTGCAACATGCATGCAACAAaattccgaaattacttcgtcgGCCGTGCAACAAATTTGTTAACAACCATGGTGATCAAGTTATCGATGTTATAGTAAAAGATGTCAGTCCCAAAGACGTGTGCAGTGTTATAGGATTAGCCTCGTTACCAGTTGCAGAGGAATTCGAAG GCACTGATGGAAAACCATTAAGTTCTGCAAGTTCTGAGACCAGACTAGAGGACACAGGGCCTGCTACTTTTATTGTTTGTGAAGCTGCTATGCACGTTATTGATCACGAACTTGGCAGCGACAGGGGAAAACAGAAAGTTGAGAATGTCGTGCATCGTGTATGTAACAAACTTTCGAAAAAGTTTTCCGGGTCGTGCAATAACTTTGTTAACAACCATGGCGATCAAATTATCGATGTTATTACAAAAGGTGTCAGTCCCAAACGAGTGTGCAGAATTATAGGATTAGCCTCATTACCAGTTGCAGAGGAATTCGAAG TCACTGATGAAAACCCAATAAGTTCTGCAAGTTCTGAGACCGAGCTAGAAGACGCAAAAAGTGTTACTACTCTTGCTTGTAAAGCTGCAATGGAGATTGTTGAGAAAGAAGTTGGTAGCGATAAGGGAAAGCAGAAAGTTGAGAATATCGTGCATCATGTATGTAACAAACTTCCGAAATTTCTTTCTCGGCCGTGCAACAAATTTGTTAACAACCATGGCGATCAAGTTATCGATGTTATTGTGAAAGATGTCAGTCCCAAAGAAGTGTGCAGTGTTATAGGATTAGCCTCATTACCAGTTACAGAGGAATTCGAAG CCTCTGATGGAAAACCAGTAAGTTCCGCGAGTTCTGAGACCAGACTAGAGGACGCAGGACCTACTACTTTTATTGTTTGTGATGCTGCTATGCACATTATTGATAAAGAGCTTGGTAGCGACAAGGGAAAGCAGAAAGTTGAGAATGTCGTGCATCATGTATGTAACAAACTTCCGAAAGCACTTTCTCGGCCGTGCAACAAATTTGTTACCAATCATGGCGACCAAGTCATCGATTTTATTACAAAAGATATCAGTCCTACTAAAGTGTGTAGTTTGATGGGATTAGTACCAGCATCAATGGCAGAGCAACTGAAAG CGTCTGTGGTAGAATGTGCTTTGTGCAAAGGAGTTATATCAGTAATAGATGAACTTTTGGGAAATTCAAACATTGATAATAATATTACAAATGTAGTGTCTAAAGCATGTAAATACTTACCAGCAAGTAAACAGAGCAAG tgCGTTGGAATGGTAAAGGTTTATGGTCCGAGTATAATTAATCTTGTAGAACGCAAAACCAAATCGAATGAAATATGTAGTAAAATAGGTATTTGCGCACCTGCTGATTATTCGACAGTATCTTTGGAAGGTTCAAGAATTAAACGATCCTACGAAAAATCCCGCATAAAGCACTGTACATGGGGACCTGCTTACTGGTGTTCCACAAATGAAACAGCTTTCGAATGTAAA GCTGTTGAGCATTGCA